One genomic window of Candidatus Coatesbacteria bacterium includes the following:
- a CDS encoding PEP-CTERM sorting domain-containing protein (PEP-CTERM proteins occur, often in large numbers, in the proteomes of bacteria that also encode an exosortase, a predicted intramembrane cysteine proteinase. The presence of a PEP-CTERM domain at a protein's C-terminus predicts cleavage within the sorting domain, followed by covalent anchoring to some some component of the (usually Gram-negative) cell surface. Many PEP-CTERM proteins exhibit an unusual sequence composition that includes large numbers of potential glycosylation sites. Expression of one such protein has been shown restore the ability of a bacterium to form floc, a type of biofilm.), giving the protein MPVPATWVGVVAVLAGGCFTGVRRRSCPHTP; this is encoded by the coding sequence GTGCCAGTTCCGGCGACATGGGTCGGCGTCGTCGCCGTGCTCGCCGGCGGCTGTTTTACCGGGGTCCGGCGTCGATCGTGTCCGCACACCCCATAG